A single window of Sulfurimonas crateris DNA harbors:
- a CDS encoding sulfotransferase family 2 domain-containing protein has product MFNFFKKQTVSGKRDVILHSHIFKNAGTTFDHTLEKNFAKNFVDHREDRDLVEGKQDYLNSFLDKNSTINAFSSHSIHFKAQNNERYNFHQIYFLRHPIERIKSVYTFERQQPAEISLGAKMAKELDMNEYIRWRMRDDVAATIRNCHTVFLSGLGPNPNKIDEKYKVAKKNIFEIPLIGIVDRYDESMVVFEEYLREHFPNIDLSYVRKNVTDTSKELSVDEKSDKLLQQIDEDLQQLVLEKNAYDLELYKLGNDLLDEKIARIENFESKLNNFKKRRLD; this is encoded by the coding sequence ATGTTCAATTTTTTTAAAAAACAAACAGTTAGCGGTAAAAGAGATGTAATATTGCATTCCCATATATTTAAAAATGCAGGAACTACATTTGACCATACTTTAGAGAAAAATTTTGCTAAAAACTTTGTTGACCATAGAGAAGATAGGGATTTAGTGGAGGGTAAGCAGGATTATTTAAACAGTTTTTTAGATAAAAACTCAACTATTAACGCTTTTTCTAGTCACTCTATACATTTTAAAGCCCAAAATAACGAGAGATATAACTTTCATCAAATCTATTTTTTAAGACATCCAATTGAGAGAATTAAATCTGTATATACTTTTGAAAGACAACAGCCTGCGGAGATCTCACTCGGTGCGAAAATGGCAAAAGAGTTAGATATGAATGAATATATAAGATGGAGAATGAGAGATGATGTAGCAGCGACTATAAGAAACTGTCACACTGTATTTCTCTCTGGGCTTGGACCAAATCCAAATAAAATAGATGAAAAATATAAAGTTGCTAAAAAAAATATTTTTGAGATCCCTCTTATAGGAATAGTAGATAGATATGATGAAAGTATGGTTGTATTTGAAGAGTATTTAAGAGAGCATTTTCCAAATATAGACTTGTCTTATGTTAGAAAAAATGTCACTGATACAAGTAAGGAATTATCGGTTGATGAAAAATCAGACAAGTTACTCCAACAGATAGATGAGGATTTACAGCAGCTTGTTTTAGAAAAAAATGCTTATGATTTAGAACTTTATAAATTGGGGAATGATTTGTTGGATGAGAAGATAGCAAGGATTGAAAATTTTGAAAGTAAGTTAAATAACTTCAAAAAAAGAAGGCTTGATTAA